One Candidatus Auribacterota bacterium DNA window includes the following coding sequences:
- a CDS encoding DUF308 domain-containing protein, whose amino-acid sequence MVPMEGVSRGWLVFLGVILVIAGIAAIGMPLVASLAVELLIGWILIVSGIMQSIYSFSSRRWGKFFMRLLAGLLYFLAGIMLVAHPLRGVLTLTLLLGILFVLEGICKIIGSFQIRHVQNWGWLFFSGILALLIGILIWKGWPSSSAWAIGLLVGINILFRGWALIALALAIPSGSAGQSRAF is encoded by the coding sequence ATGGTTCCGATGGAAGGGGTGAGCAGGGGTTGGCTGGTTTTTTTAGGCGTCATTCTCGTCATCGCGGGGATTGCGGCAATCGGCATGCCGCTCGTCGCGTCACTCGCGGTGGAGCTTCTCATCGGCTGGATTCTGATAGTGAGCGGGATCATGCAGAGCATTTACTCGTTCTCATCCCGCAGGTGGGGAAAATTCTTCATGCGCCTGCTCGCGGGGCTCCTCTACTTCCTTGCCGGCATCATGCTGGTGGCGCACCCGCTCAGGGGCGTGCTCACGCTGACGCTCCTGCTGGGAATCCTCTTCGTGCTCGAGGGAATCTGCAAGATCATCGGCTCATTTCAGATCCGCCATGTGCAGAATTGGGGATGGCTGTTTTTTAGCGGCATCCTGGCCCTCCTCATCGGCATTCTCATCTGGAAAGGGTGGCCGTCCAGCTCGGCATGGGCGATCGGACTCCTGGTGGGGATAAACATCCTCTTCAGGGGCTGGGCGCTCATCGCGCTGGCCCTCGCGATTCCGTCCGGGAGCGCCGGTCAGAGCCGGGCATTCTGA